Part of the Pseudodesulfovibrio mercurii genome is shown below.
ACGCTCAACTCCGTGGTCGAGCGGATCCAGTCCACGCCGAGCCTGCTCAACGAGGTGGAGGGCGACGGCTTCGACATCATCATGGCCCCGGAGCTGACCCAGTTGGCCCAGGGAATCGCCGACGCCCTGCGGGCCATCGGCCGGGGCGTCCACTACGATCCCCATCCTCTGGCCAAGGCCGTGGACGGGGTGGAGAAGCGGTTCATCGAACTGCGCGAACAGGGCGTTATCGAGCGCTTCGAGGTGCGCCGCTACTTCCAGGTCATGAGCTTCATCAACACCGCCCAGCACCTGGGCGAATTCCTTCTGGTGGTCCTGAACAAGCCGCAGATGCCCAGCTGACGCAACTGCGGCCGGCCATGAAAAAGGGACGCGCGAACCTGTTTCGCGCGTCCCTTTTTTCATGATTTTCGGCTGTGGCCGCTGTCCCGGTGCCCCGGTTTTCCGCCTTTCCGGCCATGTTCCGGTCCCGTTCGTCGGTCATTGTGCGCGGCAACCCGCATAGAAAAGATTGGATAAATGGGCCGACCGGGGAATTTTTCCCCGGTCGGCCCGCGTCAGTGGGGCGGCCCCTGTTTTGCGCGATTCATCGTATTGCGAGATGGCGAGCGGCGATCCGGCAAATACGACTTTCCACATCTGAAATTGTACATAACATAATAGTGATATTGGATATTATTATATACACACCGTAGTGGTGGAGGCCGGAGACATTGTCCGGGAGGGACGCTTTGCCTGCTTCTCAATCCACCTTCACTGGATGGGGAAGGGCGATCCGAAACAGGTTTGCGAGATTTTTTCTCTGGCCACAGCATTTCGATTGCAAAAAAAAGTTTCATTATAACGAGTAGATAGAATTATTTTTCCCGTCTGGGGCAATACTGTGGCGGATGGCATGCTTTCTGCTCTTTGGCAAATTGATTGACTAATCAATCTAAACGTGGGAATGAAGCCGGGCGAAAAAAAGACGGGAGCAAATCCCGCGTGTGTAAAACCCTTTTTCGAGTGAGGATTGGCCAGTTGCAGAACAGATATTTCATCATATCAGCCATCGTTGCGCTCCTGTTCGCGGGGGCAGTGGTCGGCTACGCCATACCGATGGAAAAACAGGAAGTCCCGGCTCGGGTCATCCTGGACAACACCGGTGGCCGGATCGTGTTCGCCCACCAGGCGCACGCCGTGGAGTACGGGGGCGACTGTGTGGACTGCCACCATGACGGCGTTGAGGGCGAAAGCTACCTGCCGTGCGGGGCGTGCCATCCGGCGGAGTTCGACGAGCAGTTCCGCCTCAATCATCCCAAGGCGTTTTCGGATCAGAAGGCCTGCCTGCGCTGCCATGACGGCGTGCCCGCCGGCCCCCTGCCCGAAGACCAATGGCCGGACGTCGAGTCCATTCCCACACGGGGCGAGGCCTTCCACTCCCTGTGCATGGGATGTCACGAGGAAAACGGCGGTCCCTACGGCGACGACGCCTGCTACCAGTGTCACGCGAGGTAATCCATGCTCAAGATACGTTATTCACTTGATTTGGAGCTGACCAATTCCATCCGCGACATGGCGCTCCCGGAAGAGTTGCACTTTCAGGTGCGCAATCTCGTCGTCAAGACCAAGAAAGGCAGCGTCCTGACCAAGGGCGAGATCATCGCCGAACATCCCGCCCCGGGCGGCGGGGCCTACCACGCGGCGGTGGGCGGCAAGGTCACGGGCGTCAACTACCACAGCCTGATCGTGAACTGCACGGGCGGCGATGACGTCGTTCCCCCCGTGGACGTCAATTCCATGGGCAAGGGCGCGGAACTGCTGCGCGTCCTCCAGGGACTCGGCGTGGGCGTGAGCCAGCTCTCGGGCAAGGCCGAGGTCCTGGTCATCAACGGCCTGAACCCGGAACCGGGCGTGTCCGTGGCCCAGCAACTCCTGCGGGACGGCCGCGAGGAACTGGCCGCGGGTCTGGCCCTGGCCCGCAGGCTGCTCTCGCCCAACCGCACGGTCCTGGCCGTGCCCAAGGGCGACGAGGTGACCATCCCCGGCGCCGAGAGCGTACAGGTCCGGGCCAAGTACCCGTACTCCCTGGACGCCCTGGTGGTCCGGGCCGTGACCGGCCGGGAATTTCCCGAGGACACCCGGGTCATGAACGTCATGGACCTCTACGACCTGGGCCGGGTGAGCCTGACCGGGCTGCCCATCACCGAGACATTGATGACCATCGCCGGGAACAATTACCGGGTGCCCATCGGCACGCCCGTGCGGCACATCCTGACTGTCCTCGGCCTGGAGACCCACCCCGGCGACTCCATCGTCCTGGGCGGGCCCTTCCGGGGCGAGGCCATCTACAGCCTGGACGAGGGGGTCAAGAAGACCGACTACGGCCTGTTCATCACCTCTTCGGACGCCATCCCGGCGGTCCAGGACGCGGCCTGCATCAACTGCGGGGAGTGCGTCCTGCAATGCCCGGCCAGGGTCCAGCCGCACCTCATCAGCCGTTGCGCCGAGTACGAACGGTTCGAGGAGGCCGAGCGGTACGGCCTGAACAGCTGTTTCGAGTGCGGTTTGTGCGCCTTCAACTGCTTCGCCCGACGGCCGCTGCTCCAATACATCCGCTTCGCCAAGGCGCAGCTCAAGGCCAAGGGGCAGGGGGCCCAGGCCTGAGCCGGTACGGGGAACAATCACGAAGTTCGACAACACAAGGATGATGAACAATATGAATCCTCCCATTCTCAAAGCAATGTCCGACGTATCGCTCAGGCTGACGGTTTCGCCGCCGCCGCACTGGCGTAGCGGGCGGACCATCCAGGGCATGATGCAGGCGCACCTGCTGGCCCTGCTTCCGGCCGTGGTCACGGCGGTGATCATGTACGGCTACCGCGCCATCTCGGTGATCGGCCTGGCCGGGACCGCGGCGGTGCTCACCGAAGTGGTCTGTCTGCGCCTCCAGAAGCGGGACGTGGACGTGGACAATTATTCGGCCCTTTACGCGGGCGTGCTCTTCGCCTTCCTGCTCCCGGTCACCGCGCCGTGGTGGCTGGTGGCCATCGGTGGCATCCTGACCATCGCCCTGGGGCGCACCGTTTTCGGCGGCTTCGGCTGCAACCCGGTCTGCGCCCCGCTGGTGGCCTGGGCCGTGTGTCGTTTCTCCTGGCCCGCGGCCATGGACATTGACCTCAACCTGGCGAACTACGTGGCCAACAGCCCAGTGGATCAGCTCATGCATTTCGGAGTGGGCAGCCTCCTCCAGTTCGACTACATGGACCTGTTCACCGGGCGGCAGCTCGGCGGCCTGGGTTCGTCACAGGTCATGGCCCTGGCCGCGGGCGGCATTTTCCTGCTCGCCGCCCGCTGGATCCGCCTGTTCATCCCGGTGGGCTTCCTCATCGGCGTGGCGGGCACGGCGACCGTGTACTGGGCCATCGACCCCACGGTCTACGCCGATCCCATGTTCCACCTGCTGGCGGGCAGCACCGTGTTCGGGGCCTTCTTCCTGGCGCCTGACGCGGCCTCCAGCCCGGTCGGCAAGATTCCCCAGACCGTGTTCGGCCTCATCGCCGGAGCCATGGTCGTGATCATCCGCGTGTACGGGGTGTACCCCGACGGCGTGCCCTTCGCCATCATGGTGGCGAACCTGCTCAGCCCGCTGTTGGACCGCCTCCGTCCCAAGTTCTTCGGAGTCAGATAATCATGCGTGAAATCATCAATATGATCGTGGTTCTGTCGCTCATCTGCGCCGCCTCCGGGACCCTGCTGGTCAACCTGAAGCGAGCCACCAAGGACAAGATCGAACAACAGGTGCTTGTCAACGTCCAGGGCCCGGCCCTGATGACCGTGCTCGCCGGGTGCGACAACGACCCCAT
Proteins encoded:
- a CDS encoding cytochrome c3 family protein; the protein is MQNRYFIISAIVALLFAGAVVGYAIPMEKQEVPARVILDNTGGRIVFAHQAHAVEYGGDCVDCHHDGVEGESYLPCGACHPAEFDEQFRLNHPKAFSDQKACLRCHDGVPAGPLPEDQWPDVESIPTRGEAFHSLCMGCHEENGGPYGDDACYQCHAR
- a CDS encoding electron transporter RnfC; protein product: MLKIRYSLDLELTNSIRDMALPEELHFQVRNLVVKTKKGSVLTKGEIIAEHPAPGGGAYHAAVGGKVTGVNYHSLIVNCTGGDDVVPPVDVNSMGKGAELLRVLQGLGVGVSQLSGKAEVLVINGLNPEPGVSVAQQLLRDGREELAAGLALARRLLSPNRTVLAVPKGDEVTIPGAESVQVRAKYPYSLDALVVRAVTGREFPEDTRVMNVMDLYDLGRVSLTGLPITETLMTIAGNNYRVPIGTPVRHILTVLGLETHPGDSIVLGGPFRGEAIYSLDEGVKKTDYGLFITSSDAIPAVQDAACINCGECVLQCPARVQPHLISRCAEYERFEEAERYGLNSCFECGLCAFNCFARRPLLQYIRFAKAQLKAKGQGAQA
- a CDS encoding RnfABCDGE type electron transport complex subunit D, translating into MNPPILKAMSDVSLRLTVSPPPHWRSGRTIQGMMQAHLLALLPAVVTAVIMYGYRAISVIGLAGTAAVLTEVVCLRLQKRDVDVDNYSALYAGVLFAFLLPVTAPWWLVAIGGILTIALGRTVFGGFGCNPVCAPLVAWAVCRFSWPAAMDIDLNLANYVANSPVDQLMHFGVGSLLQFDYMDLFTGRQLGGLGSSQVMALAAGGIFLLAARWIRLFIPVGFLIGVAGTATVYWAIDPTVYADPMFHLLAGSTVFGAFFLAPDAASSPVGKIPQTVFGLIAGAMVVIIRVYGVYPDGVPFAIMVANLLSPLLDRLRPKFFGVR